Proteins from a genomic interval of Salvelinus alpinus chromosome 7, SLU_Salpinus.1, whole genome shotgun sequence:
- the LOC139580363 gene encoding protein HID1-like isoform X3, which translates to MDRTVAVEKLVQGADSGCPSEKERQIVLSCIRLLTRILPYIFEDADWRGFFWSTVPGAGRAGQDEGDDDDGARPLAESLLLAVSDLFFCPDFTVQSHKRTGSDTAEDMQSIDSCEYIWEAGVGFAQSPPLNYTHDLNRTELLKLLLTCFSETMYLPPSADNNILNPWVTFFCATDNRHALPLFTSLLNVVCAYDAVGYGIPYNHLMFSDYREVLVEHAVQILIVTLEHEAGPAAAQHSLDHSASVMEDLEPVGPDNLFVNYLSRIHREEDFSFILKGLARLMTNPLIQTYLPNSAKKIRFHQELLVLFWKLCDFNKKFLFFVLKSSDVLDVLVPILFYLNDARADQSRVGLVHIGVFIVLLLSGERNFGVRLNKPYSVRVPMDIPVFTGTHADLLIVIFHKIITSGHQRLQPLFDCLLTIVVNVSPYLKSLSMVAANKLLHLLEAFSTNWFLFSASQNHHLVFFLLEVFNNLIQYQFDGNCNLVYAIIRKRNIFHQLANLSSDPATIHKALQMKKRKKTTTAVISRINSQETVSMEGSRPAVPAEPGTLKASLVAIPAIDKLTEKAQVSEDGTMVCLQHMTTDQHTHAPQHTHSPQHTHAPQSSAADTSGIAGASDTESNSGRDNEEAFQPESELARSRLSSVSSSAMNWNPTPDWVQSWKSKLPLQTIMRLLQVLVPQVEKICIDKGLTDESEILKFLQHGTLVGLLPVPHPILIRKYQANAGTAMWFRTYMWGVIYLRNVDPPIWYDTDVRLFEIQRI; encoded by the exons ATGGACAGAACTGTT GCAGTGGAGAAGCTAGTCCAGGGGGCTGACTCTGGTTGTCCctcagagaaggagagacagatcgTCCTGAGCTGCATCCGTCTGCTCACACGTATCCTACCGTATATCTTTGAGGACGCAGACTGGAGAGGCTTCTTCTGGTCCACCGTGCCTGGTGCTGGGAGAGCTGGG CAGGAtgaaggtgatgatgatgatggagcgAGGCCCCTGGCTGAGTCTCTCCTCCTGGCTGTATCTGACCTGTTTTTCTGTCCAGACTTCACCGTCCAGAGCCACAAGAGGACAGGCTCG GACACAGCGGAGGACATGCAGTCCATAGACAGCTGTGAGTACATCTGGGAGGCAGGGGTGGGGTTCGCTCAGTCCCCCCCACTCAACTACACCCACGACCTCAACAG GACGGAGCTGCTGAAACTGCTGCTGACCTGTTTCTCTGAGACCATGTACCTGCCCCCCTCTGCTGACAACAACATCCTCAACCCCTGGGTTACCTTCTTCTGCGCTACAgacaacag ACATGCCCTgcctctcttcacgtctctccTCAACGTGGTGTGTGCCTATGACGCAGTGGGTTACGGTATCCCCTACAATCACTTGATGTTCTCTGACTACAGAGAGGTGTTGGTGGAGCATGCTGTCCAGATCCTCATAGTGACTCTGGAGCACGAGGCCGGGCCAGCCGCAGCCCAACACAGCCTGGACCACTCTGCCTCCGTCATGGAGGACCTAGAG CCTGTGGGACCAGACAACCTGTTTGTAAACTACCTGTCCAGGATCCATAGGGAGGAG GACTTCAGCTTCATTCTGAAGGGTCTGGCCAGACTGATGAccaaccctctgatccagacCTACCTGCCCAACTCAGCCAAGAAGATCCGCTTCCACCAGGAGCTACTGGTGCTCTTCTGGAAGCTCTGTGACTTCAACAAG AAGTTCCTGTTCTTCGTGTTGAAGAGCAGTGATGTTCTGGATGTCCTGGTGCCCATCCTGTTTTACCTGAATGATGCACGGGCTGACCAGT ctcgtGTGGGCCTGGTACACATCGGTGTGTTTATCGTGCTGCTGCTGAGTGGAGAGAGGAACTTTGGTGTGCGTCTGAATAAACCCTACTCTGTACGAGTCCCCATGGACATCCCTGTGTTCACTGGAACACATGCTGATCTGCTCATAGTG ATCTTCCACAAGATCATCACTAGTGGACATCAACGCCTGCAGCCCCTCTTTGACTGCCTGCTCACTATTGTAGTGAACG TGTCTCCTTACCTGAAGAGTCTGTCCATGGTGGCAGCTAACAAGCTGCTCCACCTCCTGGAAGCCTTCTCCACCAACTGGTTCCTCTTCTCTGCCTCCCAGAACCACCATCTTGTCTTCTTCCTGCTGGAGGTCTTCAACAACCTCATCCAGTATCAGTTTGATG GTAACTGTAACCTGGTGTACGCCATTATCCGTAAGCGTAACATCTTCCACCAGCTGGCCAATCTGTCCTCTGACCCAGCCACCATCCACAAG GCCCTGCagatgaagaagaggaagaagactaCCACAGCCGTTATCTCCCGTATCAACTCCCAGGAGACCGTCTCCATGGAGGGGTCCCGACCGGCCGTCCCAGCTGAGCCAGGGACACTCAAAGCCAGTCTCGTGGCCATACCAG CTATTGACAAGCTGACAGAGAAGGCTCAGGTCTCTGAGGATGGCACCATGGTCTGTCTCCAGCACATGACCACTGACCAACACACCCACGCTCCGCAACACACCCACTCTCCCCAACACACCCACGCTCCGCAGTCCTCTGCCGCTGACACCAGTGGTATAGCTGGAGCCAGTGACACAGAGTCCAACTCGGGGAGAGATAACGAG GAGGCCTTTCAACCAGAGTCAGAGCTGGCCAGAAGTCGTTTGTCCAGTGTATCATCATCAGCTATGAACTGGAACCCCACTCCAGACTGG GTCCAATCCTGGAAGAGTAAGCTTCCTCTCCAGACTATCATGAGGCTGCTACAAGTTCTGGTTCCTCAGGTGGAGAAGATCTGCATAGACAA